In Triticum aestivum cultivar Chinese Spring chromosome 5B, IWGSC CS RefSeq v2.1, whole genome shotgun sequence, the following proteins share a genomic window:
- the LOC123110663 gene encoding uncharacterized protein translates to MERSGPSDREMEHSGCRIEPYAQVRATACKSRAPRRALSTFHTSAYKRNSPSVAPLRFTPAAAAPPSLVPLAPPPPSLAFSSRPLLRRSVAVPVLLNPRCPIGCSAAVHGIREARGRAPSRHAVKGMRQGWRREVCPPPPHGLSHRHLLSRASSPALEAQQRGRRHVLDPVGSGAGRRHPAPHGMIPDRARSPPGEQERLLQRVQRRSPSWSSPTPAAACRGGEIGLARRRLSLRRGSVRLHRRLPIYACTENG, encoded by the exons ATGGAGCGATCTGGGCCGTCCGATCGCGAGATGGAGCATTCTGGCTGTCGGATCGAGCCCTATGCTCAGGTTCGTGCCACCGCCTGTAAATCTCGTGCCCCACGGAGGGCATTGTCGACTTTTCACACGTCGGCGTATAAAAGGAACTCGCCCTCCGTTGCGCCCCTCCGCTtcactccagccgccgccgccccccctagccTCGTCCCCCTCGCGCctccaccccctagcctcgccttCTCCTCCCGTCCTCTCCTCCGCCGCTCGGTCGCCGTGCCCGTGCTGCTCAACCCCCGCTGCCCCATCGGCTGCTCCGCCGCCGTTCATGGCATCCGGGAGGCACGCGGCCGCGCCCCCTCCCGTCATGCCGTCAAGGGTATGAGGCAGGGGTGGCGGCGCGAGGTTTGCCCTCCGCCACCTCACGGCCTCTCGCACCGCCACCTTCTCTCCCGGGCCTCCTCCCCAGCGCTCGAGGCGCAGCAGCGTGGACGCCGCCACGTTCTTGATCCAGTCGGATCTGGCGCAGGTCGCCGTCATCCGGCGCCGCACGGCATGATTCCAGATCGGGCGAGGTCGCCGCCAGGAGAGCAGGAGCGGCTGCTGCAGCGAGTGCAGCGGAGGAGCCCATCCTGGTCAAGCCCCACCCCGGCGGCTGCGTGTAGAGGAGGAGAG ATAGGGTTAGCAAGGAGGAGGTTGTCCCTGCGAAGAGGCAGCGTGAGGCTGCACCGGCGCCTACCCATCTATGCATGTACAGAGAATGGATGA
- the LOC123110664 gene encoding uncharacterized protein — translation MLTEFYHAQSCMHTDLSKRLARDPLRPHRRLPGRPHPACHKYTYVAASPGATIGSGMTKEKARGGGQAIKWEAELASPNGDDFNLKWKWEAKSKPGAAGKAKTKWGTQEANKDDKKKPTVKCVQSKEIPAGCDIQIEFVL, via the exons ATGCTTACAGAGTTCTATCATGCACAATCATGTATGCACACCGATCTATCCAAAAGATTAGCTCGCGACCCTCTCCGCCCGCACCGCCGGCTCCCCGGGAGGCCGCATCCGGCCTGCCACAAGTACACCTATGTCGCCGCCTCCCCGGGGGCCACAATTGGAAGTGGGATGACCAAGGAGAAGGCACGCGGCGGGGGCCAGGCGATCAAGTGGGAGGCGGAGCTCGCCTCCCCCAATGGCGACGACTTCAACCTCAAGTGGAAGTGGGAGGCCAAGTCCAAGCCTGGTGCTGCCGGCAAGGCCAAAACCAAGTGGGGCACCCAGGAAGCCAACAAAGATGACAAGAAGAAGCCGACGGTGAAGTGCGTCCAGAGCAAGGAGATCCCCGCTGGCTGCGACATCCAGATCGAG TTTGTTCTGTAG